The following proteins are co-located in the Methylocystis sp. IM3 genome:
- a CDS encoding mercuric reductase, producing the protein MNDGAAPLIDTEERYTQARIENLRPLQWRNPQAAKTYDLVVLGAGPGGVTAAKEARRLGASVALVEMQLIGGDKLNAGCVPSKAIIRSARAYADMRAADNFGARRPNDIAVDLPYAFERMRRIQSRLSRLENAQRLAESGIDVFFGEGGFIESDAIAVDGQTVSFEYAIIATGSRPLMPSIAGIQDVGFFTNESVFLCADMPRRVLMIGGGPFGCELAQTFARLSVSVAIAQHDPMFLAGEERDAAQILSGVLEREGVEIHLNTDVVAVKKQDDKKIATLLSAGQESFCVVDELIVGVGRAPNVENIGLEQGGIEYSAGAGVTVDDWLRTSNERVFAIGDVCMSRKYTHAAEAAARLAVCNALLQQENRLSGLVIPYCTYTDPEIAHVGLHVREIRERGVPVKTYTVLMQDVDRAVIDGEDEGFVKVHVEEGGDKILGATIVARHAGEMINALSLAINCNIGLKRLSEVIHAYPTQAEAVKLAADACARDLSIDNVPVKFAKATPDGGDF; encoded by the coding sequence ATGAACGACGGCGCTGCGCCATTGATCGATACTGAGGAACGATACACGCAGGCGCGGATTGAAAATCTTCGTCCGTTGCAGTGGCGAAACCCGCAAGCCGCGAAGACATATGATCTCGTCGTGCTCGGCGCCGGTCCGGGCGGCGTCACCGCCGCCAAGGAAGCCCGACGTCTTGGCGCTTCCGTCGCGCTTGTCGAAATGCAACTCATCGGCGGAGATAAGCTTAACGCAGGCTGCGTGCCATCCAAAGCGATTATCCGCTCGGCGCGCGCCTATGCCGACATGCGCGCCGCCGACAATTTCGGCGCGCGTCGCCCGAATGACATTGCGGTCGATTTGCCCTACGCATTCGAGCGCATGCGCCGCATACAGTCGCGTTTAAGTCGTCTCGAAAATGCCCAGCGGCTCGCCGAAAGCGGCATAGATGTATTCTTTGGCGAGGGAGGCTTTATCGAAAGCGACGCCATTGCGGTCGACGGCCAAACAGTGAGTTTTGAATACGCGATAATCGCCACGGGATCACGTCCTCTGATGCCGTCGATCGCAGGAATTCAAGACGTAGGCTTTTTTACGAACGAATCCGTCTTCCTGTGCGCGGACATGCCCCGCCGTGTTTTGATGATCGGCGGCGGCCCATTCGGTTGCGAACTTGCGCAGACCTTTGCCCGTCTTAGCGTTTCCGTAGCTATAGCGCAGCACGATCCAATGTTTCTTGCCGGCGAGGAACGCGACGCCGCGCAAATTTTATCCGGTGTTTTGGAGCGTGAAGGCGTTGAAATTCATCTCAATACGGACGTTGTCGCTGTCAAGAAGCAGGATGACAAGAAAATCGCGACCTTGTTGAGCGCAGGACAAGAATCGTTTTGCGTCGTCGATGAGCTCATCGTCGGCGTTGGACGTGCGCCGAATGTCGAAAATATCGGTCTCGAACAGGGCGGAATTGAGTACTCCGCCGGCGCCGGTGTGACAGTGGACGATTGGTTGCGGACGAGCAATGAGCGGGTCTTTGCAATAGGCGATGTCTGCATGTCCAGAAAATATACCCACGCAGCCGAAGCCGCCGCCCGGCTTGCCGTTTGCAATGCGTTGCTGCAACAGGAAAATCGCCTCAGCGGACTCGTCATTCCGTATTGCACTTATACTGATCCGGAGATTGCGCATGTCGGCTTGCATGTGCGCGAAATTCGCGAGCGCGGGGTCCCGGTAAAAACCTACACTGTTCTGATGCAGGATGTCGATCGGGCCGTCATCGACGGCGAGGATGAGGGGTTTGTTAAGGTTCATGTCGAGGAGGGCGGCGACAAAATTCTCGGCGCAACGATTGTGGCGCGACACGCTGGCGAAATGATCAACGCGCTTTCTCTCGCGATCAATTGCAATATTGGACTGAAACGCCTCAGCGAAGTCATTCACGCTTATCCTACTCAGGCCGAGGCGGTGAAGCTCGCCGCTGATGCTTGCGCGCGCGATTTGTCGATAGACAACGTTCCGGTCAAATTCGCCAAAGCGACGCCAGACGGGGGCGATTTCTGA
- a CDS encoding GH39 family glycosyl hydrolase: protein MTATFVCDANQRGRIFPHYWEHTVGSDHAVMALREDWRRQIRRAHDELGFSHVRFHGLLDDDMSILTGEGEWEVYSFFNVDSIFDFLLSIGMRPFVELGFMPTPLASGDKTVFHYRGNVTAPKDIGKWTLLIEKLLRHFVERYGIDEVRHWFFEVWNEPDLKWFGGGSQAEYFEFYVVTARAVKSVDRSLRVGGPATSANAWIADFVAYCRRTGAPVDFITTHHYPTDAFGRPGDDTVTQLSLSPRSVLRDQAAKAKQEAGGLPLYYTEWCTSSNSRDGLHDEPYASSFIVKTLMEATGLVDGYSYWTFSDIFEENYFPSMPFHGGFGLLTIHDIAKPAYRAFQLMRGLGAELLKVKGAHATVDCWIVRNENELAIVATNFVAPRHLIATERLRVELKGVRSPIDAKLTRIDADHANPKALWLEMGSPEYPTRDQIAALRRRSELTPMPIECESTRDGLILALDMPPYGVAVASLCFAPDANA, encoded by the coding sequence ATGACAGCCACGTTTGTCTGCGACGCGAATCAAAGAGGTCGAATTTTTCCGCATTATTGGGAGCACACCGTCGGCAGCGATCACGCTGTCATGGCGCTTCGCGAGGATTGGCGGCGGCAGATACGCCGCGCGCACGACGAACTCGGCTTTAGCCACGTGCGCTTCCACGGCCTGCTCGACGACGACATGTCGATTCTGACGGGCGAAGGCGAATGGGAAGTCTATTCATTCTTCAACGTGGACAGCATTTTCGACTTTTTGCTCTCCATCGGCATGCGCCCCTTCGTGGAATTAGGCTTCATGCCGACGCCGCTCGCTTCGGGCGACAAGACAGTGTTTCATTATCGCGGGAATGTAACCGCCCCCAAGGACATTGGCAAATGGACGCTGCTAATCGAGAAACTGTTGCGTCACTTTGTGGAGCGTTACGGAATTGACGAAGTGCGCCACTGGTTTTTCGAGGTTTGGAACGAACCCGATCTGAAATGGTTCGGGGGCGGCTCGCAGGCGGAATATTTCGAGTTCTACGTCGTCACCGCGCGTGCTGTAAAATCTGTCGACCGGTCGCTGCGCGTCGGGGGCCCCGCAACCTCGGCCAACGCGTGGATCGCAGATTTCGTCGCCTATTGCCGACGGACCGGGGCGCCTGTCGACTTTATCACGACGCACCATTACCCGACCGACGCCTTCGGCAGGCCGGGCGACGACACCGTCACGCAACTATCGCTCAGTCCGCGAAGCGTGCTCCGCGACCAGGCCGCAAAAGCCAAGCAGGAGGCTGGAGGCCTGCCGCTTTATTATACGGAATGGTGCACCTCCTCCAATTCGCGAGACGGGCTCCATGACGAGCCTTACGCGTCGAGCTTCATTGTGAAGACATTGATGGAGGCGACGGGGCTCGTCGACGGATACAGCTATTGGACGTTTTCCGATATTTTTGAAGAAAACTATTTTCCATCCATGCCTTTTCATGGCGGGTTCGGGCTTCTCACCATCCATGACATCGCCAAACCAGCCTACCGGGCCTTTCAGCTCATGCGTGGCCTTGGGGCGGAACTTTTAAAAGTCAAGGGCGCTCACGCCACGGTCGATTGCTGGATCGTGCGCAACGAAAATGAACTCGCAATTGTCGCGACCAATTTTGTCGCGCCGCGACACCTCATCGCAACGGAGCGGTTGCGCGTCGAACTCAAAGGCGTGCGGTCGCCGATCGACGCCAAGCTCACGCGCATCGACGCAGATCACGCCAATCCCAAGGCGCTGTGGCTGGAGATGGGATCGCCGGAATATCCAACGCGCGATCAAATTGCAGCCCTTCGCAGGCGATCGGAATTGACTCCGATGCCAATTGAATGCGAGTCGACGCGAGACGGGCTTATTCTTGCGCTTGATATGCCCCCATATGGAGTCGCCGTCGCTTCTCTTTGCTTCGCGCCAGATGCCAATGCCTGA
- a CDS encoding glucoamylase family protein — translation MESPSLLFASRQMPMPEETDESLLERIAHGAFGYFVEQYNAATGLIADSSDPGDPCSIAAVGFALSCYPIGVERGWMPRAEAIARTLAALRFFANSEQSHHPDATGYKGFYRHFIDIQTGKPAWRSEVSLIDTTLLLAGMLVASVYFDGADAQEAEIRATVDALYRRMDWEWACDNQPTARQGWRPKGGFLHYGWDGYDEATILYILGLASPTHPLPANTFDAWTHTYQWEEIYGYTHLYAGPLFIHHFSQAWIDFRGIRDAFMREKKCDYAENTRRATLMQIEYARRNPHGFVGYSEKCWGLSASRGVGFQTREVERRLRHFLGYSARGAPYGPDDGTIAPCEMLASLPFTSERCLESLRHMLATFPEVLVDGRLASGFNPTLPGKGPGGWVANGHLGLDQGIVVMMIENYRTGLTWSLMKRCPYVVGGLRRAGFSGGWLSEAK, via the coding sequence ATGGAGTCGCCGTCGCTTCTCTTTGCTTCGCGCCAGATGCCAATGCCTGAGGAAACTGACGAGTCGCTGCTTGAGCGCATTGCGCATGGCGCGTTCGGCTACTTTGTCGAACAATATAACGCCGCAACCGGACTGATCGCGGACTCGAGCGACCCTGGCGACCCCTGCAGCATTGCAGCCGTCGGTTTTGCGCTGTCTTGCTATCCGATTGGCGTCGAACGCGGATGGATGCCGCGTGCAGAAGCTATCGCGCGTACGCTCGCGGCGTTGCGCTTTTTCGCGAATAGTGAACAAAGCCATCACCCCGACGCGACCGGCTACAAGGGATTTTACCGGCATTTTATAGACATACAGACCGGCAAGCCGGCCTGGCGATCAGAAGTCTCCCTTATCGACACAACACTTCTTCTCGCCGGCATGCTCGTCGCAAGCGTCTATTTCGACGGAGCTGACGCGCAAGAGGCGGAAATCCGCGCGACTGTCGACGCGCTCTATCGACGGATGGACTGGGAATGGGCGTGCGATAATCAACCGACCGCGCGTCAGGGTTGGCGACCAAAAGGCGGCTTTCTCCATTACGGATGGGACGGCTACGACGAGGCGACAATTCTCTATATTCTCGGCCTTGCCTCGCCGACGCATCCGTTGCCAGCGAACACGTTCGACGCCTGGACGCACACTTATCAATGGGAAGAAATCTACGGTTACACGCACCTCTATGCTGGGCCGCTATTTATCCATCACTTCTCGCAGGCTTGGATAGATTTTCGCGGAATCCGCGACGCCTTCATGCGCGAAAAGAAGTGCGACTATGCCGAAAACACCCGGCGCGCCACACTCATGCAAATCGAGTATGCCCGACGCAACCCTCACGGCTTCGTGGGCTATAGCGAAAAATGCTGGGGATTATCGGCCAGTCGCGGAGTGGGATTTCAGACTCGCGAAGTTGAGAGAAGGCTTCGACATTTTCTCGGTTATTCCGCGCGAGGCGCGCCATACGGGCCGGACGACGGCACCATCGCACCGTGCGAGATGCTTGCATCGCTTCCCTTTACGTCTGAGCGCTGCCTGGAGTCACTGCGTCACATGCTCGCGACGTTTCCGGAGGTTCTCGTCGACGGCCGTCTCGCGAGCGGCTTCAATCCGACACTGCCAGGAAAAGGTCCTGGCGGATGGGTCGCAAACGGGCATCTGGGATTGGACCAGGGCATCGTCGTCATGATGATCGAAAACTATCGCACTGGCCTGACCTGGAGCCTCATGAAGCGATGTCCATACGTGGTTGGCGGCTTGCGGCGCGCGGGCTTTTCGGGCGGCTGGCTATCGGAGGCGAAATGA